In Pelobates fuscus isolate aPelFus1 unplaced genomic scaffold, aPelFus1.pri scaffold_46, whole genome shotgun sequence, the following proteins share a genomic window:
- the LOC134584702 gene encoding histone H2B 1.1-like, whose protein sequence is MPDPAKSAPAPKKGSKKAVTKTQKKDGKKRRKSRKESYAIYVYKVLKQVHPDTGISSKAMGIMNSFVNDIFERIAGEASRLAHYNKRSTITSREIQTAVRLLLPGELAKHAVSEGTKAVTKYTSAK, encoded by the coding sequence ATGCCTGATCCAGCAAAGTCCGCACCAGCCCCCaagaaaggctccaaaaaagccgtcaccaagactcagaagaaagatggcaagaagcgtagaaagagcaggaaggagagctatgccatctacgtgtacaaggtgctgaaGCAGGTCCATCCCGACACCGGCATCTCCTCCAAGGCAATGGGGATCATGAactcctttgtcaatgatatctttgagcgcatcgcaggagaagcttctcgcctggctcactacaacaagcgctccaccatcacctcccgggagatccagactgccgtgcgcctgctactacccggagagctggcaaagcacgccgtgtctgagggcaccaaggctgtcacaaagtacaccagcgccaagtaa
- the LOC134584729 gene encoding histone H2A type 2-B-like, producing MSGRGKQGGKTRAKAKTRSSRAGLQFPVGRVHRLLRKGNYAERVGAGAPVYLAAVLEYLTAEILELAGNAARDNKKTRIIPRHLQLAVRNDEELNKLLGGVTIAQGGVLPNIQAVLLPKKTESHKPKSK from the coding sequence ATGTCTGGCCGCGGAAAGCAAGGTGGAAAGACCCGTGCAAAGGCGAAGACTCGCTCATCCCGAGCGGGACTTCAGTTCCCAGTCGGCAGAGTCCACCGTTTGCTGAGGAAGGGCAATTATGCAGAGCGTGTGGGAGCCGGTGCCCCCGtctatctggctgcagtgctggagtacctgaccgctgagattctggagctggcagggaatgccgctagagacaacaaaaagacccgcatcattccccgccatctccagctcgctgtccgtaacgatgaagagctcaacaaactgctgggaggagtgactatcgcccagggaggtgtcctgcctaacatccaggctgtgctgctgcccaagaagaCCGAGAGCCACAAGCCCAAGAGCAAGTAA